cactagtccatagatggatcgttggagcttgcacactttgttagcacctttaggattgagaaaaccttctggttgcattatatacaactcttctttaataaacccattaaggaatgcagttttgacatccatttgccagatttcataaaatgcagcaaaattgctaacatgattcggacagactttaagcatcgatacgagtgattaaatctcaccgtagtcaacactttgaacttgtcaaaaaccttttgcgacaattcaagctttgtagatagtaagactactatcagcgtccatattcctcttgaagatccatttattcttaatggcttgccgatcatcgggcaagtcaatcaaaatccatactttgttctcatacatggatcctatctcagatttcatggcctcaagccatttatcggaatctgggctcatcatcgcttcctcgtagttcataggttcgtcatggtccagtaacatgacttcaagaacaggattaccataccactttggtgcggaacgtgctctggttgacctacgaggttcggtagtaacttgatctgaagtttcatgatcattatcattagcttcctcactagttggtgcaggcatcatGGGAAATGGTTTTctgtgacactacaaaaaaatatcaacttgcgaccatcactattggtcgctgaaAGGTCATTGCTTTTCAtgtgcgacctttttgtgacaaaaaacaaATGATCAAAAGCTGACAgttgtaaactgaaattaacgaccttccttgtgatatgtaaaaggtcgttggttccacgataaaaattttggtcactagcagccttcCCCAGACCACATAgaatccagcgtggcaagctgacatggataagaatcagcccggtccagttcggtgttttacatgggccgagcccaacaatttaGTCGGTGCTTTacttgggccaagcccaacaattcggTCTTCCTATTATTATTTTCCTAAGAATTTTGTTTGGCTGTATGGGTCAAGCCCAATAATTCAGCCTTTTGAATTTTTGAAACATGGACTTCTTGGCTCAATAGTTTCGGTTTTTTCCTCATAAGACGGGTCCTAATTGTCAGTTTCTAGTAATGGGTCCCAAGTTCagttcttcatatttcaatttgacAGTAAATAAGTAACCAATATTTAAATCAGCATCGACAAAAAACAATGTTTGAAATAATAACTAGAATGGCAATAACAGTATTACAACACGGATACATTTTTTAGGTAAACACAGATACATCATACAACAGAAATACAATGGCAATCACAGTAATATAGTATTACAAGCTCTACCACTCCTGTCAATCTTCTTCAACATGGACCTCCTTTCAATCTGCTTTTGCATGGAGCTTCTTTTGCATAGAGCTCCTGTCAGAGGAAATCCACATTGTTAGTACTACTAACAATAAAAACAATTAAGAACAAAATACATAACAAGTATACAAGCAAGCGGTTGGGTACAGATCACTTTGGAAAGCACAAAATACCATTTGGCTGGACATGAAAATCATAATGCTAACCACATTAACAGTCTTTTATTGCAGGGTCAACAATGAAATAGAAGCATAATTAACAGCTCTAAATCTATAAGAATCATAATTAATAACTAATAAAAGGTACATGTAATTGACAGGAAGCGCTTAACTCGACACTCATTATTAACTTGTAAATTGTTTAGAGCATTTAAGTTGGCACATGACAAAACAAACATTCAGTGAACATGGAATATCCAGGAGTTAATGATTTAGCATGTAGTGAACATGGCAACCTTCACAAACACAAAAACTCAAGCTGCTAGTGTACACGGGGTGCTTGAGCTCTTGCTGCTTAGTACATATACATGGTAGAATCCTGCTGCTAGTGTTCTAAACCAACAGAGCATGTTATAGGAGCAGAAAAGAGGGAGCTAGGGGTAGGAGATGGAGCCAACTCACCGGAGAACTTCTGGTCGCCGCCATACACAGCCGCCATAACGCCGGTCACCTCGTTGATCTTGTCCTTGAAGTTCTCTAACTCCAGGTTGTTCTACTACAGCTCGGTATTTGCTAAACCGTGTGTGTACATGCATAAGGGCATACATAAAATATTCAAGTCAATATTCTCAGCTAACTGTGATGTAATGAAAATAATTACTCAAGGACTTTGCAGTGCTCATTTCAGCCATGTTCAGATAAACTTGAGATAAATTAGCAGTAAGGATATTAGTTGCAAGCTAGGTGAAACACAAAGCATACATTAAATATATTGCAGCATCTCTAGCACTTTTGTTGTTTGCATATTAAAACCAATGGTTGACAGCTATGGATCATCACTGataaatttgcatcttatgctaCCACTTAATTTCAGCACATGACAAGACCAAAAGAGAAATCGAGTTGACTAGAAGGGGATGTTGTGCGGGGTGCAGGCAATGTGACTGAACTGCTCCAGAACATAAATCGTAAAACAAGGCCTGAAGCAAGTGTGCTGTCTACAAACAACCTAAACACTGAGGCAGAAAAGAAACACTTGACTTGGTAGTGGCAGTTGGGTTCATTTTGGGCATATAGAGTGCTAGTCATCCTATGATGTGACTGGCAGTGGCAATTCAATTAATTTGGAGCAAATCATTGTTTTAAACTTTTATCATAACCTACAACAATCATATGAAACAATGTGACTGCACTGTCCAAGAACATAAATGAAGAGTGTCAAGCTCAAACTGTAAAACAAGGGCTGAACCAAGTTTGTAATAAAAATTCCTATTCACACATGATTTTGCATCTATCTTTTAGTCCATTTGGCCAGTTTCTCAAAATTCATTAGCACAAACATGTCTGAATCTATCTTTTCTACGATCTGCAGTTCTGCATAACCAGATACCTTATCTGCAGAATGGCTCAAACTAACAGACATACACAATTAGTTCAGCCACACATGGAAAACTCCAGGATCTTCAATTTTTATTCAGACCAACATTACAAATGAATGCTCTCTGAAATGCAAGTATAAATAACGGGGTGCAGGGGTAGGAGCCCCTCCCTCTCTCAGTTCCCTGTTTCATCACCAAACAAAGCAACTGCAAATCCTAATCGGGGGTAGACAGAGAGACGGATATTGGTCTCACCGTGGGAGTGGTCGCCGCAGACACAGTGGGCGGCCATGACGAGGCCGGCGACGACGCCGAGTGCGCCGAACGCGAGGAGCACGGCGGCGAAGGCGATCTCCTTGACCGGCGCGCCGCGGGGTCGTCCCCCCACCGCGTCGCCCACCAGGTCGTCCTCGTCCTCGTTGGTGATGGAGAAGGCGTGGTCCACGTATGCCATCCCGCTGCCGGCCGGTcgggcgccgccgccaccaccacagtCCACGGGGTTCCGGGACGGAGCGGGTTGCGCTGCCTCACCTAAGCCGCCTCAAGATCTGGATGTGCGGGGGCGAGATTGGGGAGATCTAGACAGGTGGTGGCTTGGgtgagaggggaggaggaggaagcttGCGGGGCGGGCAAAGGCGGCGGGGAAGGGGAAGGGGTGGCGCGGTCGCTTTTGCCGCCGTTGCGGGGTCCGCCCCATGGGCGCTGCATGGACTTGCCGGAATCCGCCGGCGTGGGTGGTGAAGTGGTGACCATGCCTAGACTGGTGGATCTGCGGGATGAAGGAAAGGGGAGAGGGTGCGTGGCGGATACGTGGTCGGCAGTGgcgggttggggtgggggtgggggtggcggcggtgggaaTCGCGGGAGGGAGATGAGACGAAGGAGGCGCGGGCGGATCTGGGGAATGGGAGAGGacgagggtgggtgggtgggttaggGTGCTGGTTAGGGTTTGGATTTTTCGGGAGAAGCTCCATCGTTGATGGGTGTGTGATGGATGGCTCGGATCGTTTCTGACTAGGTGATCCGCGTGATTGTGGTTCCTTGCTTCTCATTGGTCGGTTATTTCGCGCTGGAATCTTTAAAATTCGAACCCAATTCTCCAACCTTTTAAAAAACTACAAATCTATGTTGTAAAGATGGATCgcatcatttttcaaaaatattagtTCACTATTTATTTACAATTAACTAAAATGTCAAGATGTTTCCATTCACCTCTCATATCTATGTATTGTTATATATATAACACTTAACAGGCTAACAAAAAAAGATAATTAAGCTAGAAAATCTCAGGAAAAAAGAAGCATTGATAATcctcaagtgcagggaatcatcgtagcaatttccaacggtggaagtgataagtatggagtatcgaactcacaaggagctaaaggtaagatcaatattctctcaagtcctatctgccattggtacgactctacgtacacagagtgtttgcttccaactagaaacgagaaataaaactatgttgtgggtatggagaggataactttgcatgatatcagagagataaatataaaagtaggtgttgttatcataaagttagaatatattactaaatattataaatagcgagtgtggaataatgatgggtcgatgagctgaattgtcctaggcaattgttaacaagaccgatagtcatcattgcaatttcatatgagggagagacataagctaacatactttcttttcttggatcatatgcacttatgattggaactctagcaagcatccacaactactaaatatcattaaggtaaaacccaaccatagcattaaagcatcaagtcccctttatcccatacgcaacaaccccttactcgggtttatgcttctgtcactcaagcaacccactataagcgaatcatgaacgtattgcaacaccctacagcgggaatccctcacgcttgcgcgacacggaaggcacaataggacaacaccaaaataaaacatacaactcataccaatctagatcatcaatcaacccaaagacaaaggatatctactcaaaacatcataggatggcaacacatcaatggatcataatatgtggcataaaacaccatgttcaagtagggactacagcagggtgcgggagagtggaccacgtaaaagagatgaggatggtgatgatgatggtgatgttgatgaagacgatcaccgtggtgatgattcccctcccgatgacaCTCcagcaccaccgagagagaggaggagaggttctcccccttgtgcttcctcctccatggcctcccccctggatggtgagaggtccccctctggtccttggccttcatggtgatgatggccccctcctacatggtgccagagagggcctagattgatttctcgtggatatagaggcttgcgacagcggaacttccgatctaggttattttctggaggtttgggcatttataggagaggttggcgtcgagaacaagtcaggggccccacgggaagtccatgaggcacaggggcgcgcccaggggggtgggcacgctccccaccctcatgggccccacgggactcccctatggtagatttttgttccagtatattttgtattttctagaaaaattcttccttgattttcatcgcattccaagaatttttatttgtgcacaaaaacaacaccacggtagttctgctgaaaacagtgtcagcccGGGTTAGTTATAATCAAAGTAtgccaaaatcatataaaactattgtaaacatggcatgaatacttcataaattatagatatgttggagacgtatcagcatccccaagcttaattcctgctcgtcctcgagtaggtaaatgataaaagaaataatttatgaagtgtgaatgctagcaagtgcataaatttgatcaatgatagttccaatcactttttctagcatcattatatatcataacagtagctcaactcataaaacttctcatgatcaagtaacaagctattcacatgttaaagtatagatcataaactttcttgaaaactaacaaaccgtgctcttagtcatcaaacaattgcaattcgtcTTATTTTCGGGAAGTGTCTATGTAAGATCTTtggttcagcaaactccacatactcaactatgatttaatctttcacaattgctaacactcacgtgatatttatgggttcaaagttttaatcggacaaagagaaagataggggcttataattttcgcctcccaaccttttacctcaagggtaatgtcaacaataataatttatgaaaatctacatccaagtggatatatatatatacgaatTGCTCCAACacaagtgcttgccaaaggaaaaagtgtaaaaaggaaaggtgatgatcaccatgactcttgtataagggtagaagataaaagtaaaagataagcccttcacagagggaagcagaggttgtcatgcgcttttatggttggatgcacaaaatcttaatgcaaaagaacgtcactttatattgccacttgtgatatggacctttattatgcagtccatcgcttttatttcttccacatcacaagatcgtataaagcttattttctccacactaataaatcatacatatttagagagcaatttttattgcttgcaacaatgacaacttacttgaaggatcttactcaatccataggtagatatggtggactctcatggcagaactgggtttaaggatatttggaagcacaagtagtatctctacttggtgcaaagaatttggctagcatgagagggaaaggcaaggtTAACATGTTGGATGaaccaagacaatataacgtttcggatataggaaaacataacccattaagttgtcttccttgtccaacatcaaccttttagcatgtcatattttaatgagtgctcacaattgcaatagatgtccaagatagtatatttatatgtgaaatcactcttccttcaatattctttcatgaattgttcaagtgaccaattctgcgtttgctaacttccaataagtttactacctatacttattatgtgtggagtcattactccccattttgtaagcatatgaaacgtatataaattcagatttatgatattcaattcattcaaccatttactcataggatatatgtgaagcacgtgagtaaatgacaaactactccaaaaagatataagtgaagaatactgagtagtcaaataattaaatagccatgggaggattctttttcaatcaagatttcagatccaataattttattcaaacagcaagtaaaattgaaaatacgctccaagcaaaacacatatcatgtgacaaatacaaatatagctccaagtaaggtatgccgatagttttgaagacgaaagaggggatgccttccggggcatccccaagcttaggcgcttgagtcttccttgaatattaccttggggtgccttgggcatccccaaacttagggtctttccactccttattctcctcatatcgatatctcatccaaagcttgaaaacttcaatcacacaaaacttaacagaacttcgtgagataggttagtatgataaaaagtaaaccattcactttggtactgtcaaagacaaggctaataatttttctcacacaatgcctactgtaccatatcatttctacaatttatattgtgaaatataagccatagaaactagaaaacaagcaaactatgcaatgaaaacagaatctgtcagaaacagaacaatctataatgatctgaacaccaaccatacttctgctactccaaaaattctaaaataaattggtggacgtgaggaatttttctattaatcttattaaaaataatcaactcaattgcactcttctgtaaaaaatggcagctaatctcgtgagcgcaatgtttctgtttttttatagcaagattacattaactttcacccaagtcttcccaaaggtcttacttggcattttattaaaacaaaagctataataaatgattactacagtatattaaccacgagaacacacaaaaatagtaagggtaaatattggattgtctcccaacaagtgcttttctttaatgccttttagctaggcatgatgatttcaatgatgctcacaaaaaagataagaattgaaacataaagagagcatcatgaagaatatgactagcacatttgaacctaacccacttcctatgcctagggattttgtgagcacataatttataggaacaagaatcaactagcataggaaggaaaaacaagtctaacttcaaaactttaagcatatagagaggaaacttgatattgttgcaactcctacaaacatgtattcctccctcataatatttttcagtagcaccgtgaatgagttcaacaatataaccatcacataaatcattcttttcatgatctacgagcatagaaattttaatactctccacataagcaaaattctcctcattcggaatagtgggagcaaacttcttctaaatccactttagatgatagtattattcatactccaaaagatataagtgaagttcatggagcattctacaattaatatagactaaccaatatccaagctcaaaatatataagtgaagcacacgaagcattctataacaccatactcaaaagatttaagtgaagcacaaagagcaattctataagatcatacttaaaagatataagtgaagcacatgaagtactctataaataaataaagggctatctcatactgGCATGGTTCTTAAagtaaaaacaaaaacacaaaggacacgaattatgtgaacaaaacaaaaaccgaggtataccgataattgtggaagaagaaagatgggatgccaaccggggcatccccaagcttagatgcttgagtatccttgaaatatttacttggggtggcttgggcatccccaagcttgatctcttgcctctc
The sequence above is drawn from the Triticum aestivum cultivar Chinese Spring chromosome 7A, IWGSC CS RefSeq v2.1, whole genome shotgun sequence genome and encodes:
- the LOC123148565 gene encoding uncharacterized protein, which gives rise to MAYVDHAFSITNEDEDDLVGDAVGGRPRGAPVKEIAFAAVLLAFGALGVVAGLVMAAHCVCGDHSHANTEL